One Thermoanaerobacter pseudethanolicus ATCC 33223 genomic window, ATGTAGAGCTAAAATCATTCAAAGCACTTTGTATACGATTCAAATAATAAGTAATAGTTACTACTTTGTCGCTATCATTAACAGAGTCATACTTTTCGGGTAATTCATTTACTGCTTTCTTTAGGTCCTGAATACCTTCTTTAATTAGCAATAAATTTTTATTAAGTGAGTCGTAATTCTTGGTATTTTTATAGTCATCTAAGCTATTTTGGATATTAGCAATGTAGATCTCCATTGAACTAATTGGAACTCCAACGGAAAAATTTGTCGTATTGCCATTCATATAGTCATTTAAAGTTTGTTGAATATTGCCACTTAATACCGCAATTTGAACTTGGGCATTTGACACGTTAATGACTTGATTTACCACATATTTTCTTAATTTTTCAATGTTGTTAATAGTATTTATAAGTCCTAAATTCACAATCACCGAAAGTATAACTGTTAAAATGCCTATAATTACAAAAGATCGCACAACCTGAGCTCGAATAGTTTTTCCCATTTACACTTCTCCCCTCTAACTAAAAATAAAAATTCCGTATTTATTTATCGGTTTAAATCGGCAAAAATTTAATAGAAATAAGCGGTTCTTCTTACAAAACACTAAAAAGAACCGCTTTTTTGTTACTCAAATATTAATGTTGGCCTTTCCACAGGCTCATCAGAGAGAAGAATATACTTTTTAATTTCATTTAAAGCCCATTCAGCTTTACCCTCATCATTAGCATATATTGTAGCAATAGGCTCACCTTTTCTAACTATATCTCCAACTTTTCCACCTAGCATTATACCAACTGCTAAATCTATTTTGTCTTCTTTTTTCTCTCTTCCCGCTCCTAACTTCATCGCTACAAGGCCTAAATCTAAAGCCATCATGTCTTTTATATATACATCCCTGTCGGCAATCCAAGGTCTTACATACTTAGCCTGTGGTAAAAGTGAAAAATCGTCAACTACTCTTTCATCTCCACCTTGAGCCTTTATAAATTCTTTAAATTTTTGTAGGGCTTTTCCGCTATCAAGCGCTTCTTTTAGTTTTGCCCTCGCCTCTGTATCGTCTTTTGCAACACCTGCAATTTGAAGCATATCAGAACCAAGTAGCATACATACTTCCAATAAATCTTTAGAACCATGACCTTTTAAAACTTGAACAGCTTCTATTATCTCAAGTGCATTTCCTATCGCAAGCCCTAACGGATAATCCATATTTGTAACGTGAGCTACAGTCTTTCTCCTTACAGAATTTCCTATATCCACCATCAATTTAGCAAGGGCTTTGGCGCTTTCTAAATCTTTCATAAAAGCTCCTCTACCCACTTTCACATCTAATACTATGCCATCTGCACCTGCGGCAATCTTTTTACTCATAACAGAGCTTGCAATAAGAGGAATAGAATCTACTGTTGCAGTAACATCCCTTAAAGCATATAATTTTTTATCAGCAGGGGTGAGATTTTTTGTCTGTCCAATAATAGCAATGCCGTATTTATTTACGTTATCAATAAACTCCTCTTCGCTGAGTTCTACTCTCATTCCTGGTATTGACTCAAGTTTATCTATCGTTCCACCGGTATGTCCTAAACCTCTTCCCGACATTTTTGCAACAGGCGCTCCACAGGCTGCTACCATCGGAGCAAGCACCAGTGTAGTAGTGTCAGCTACACCACCAGTTGAGTGTTTATCCACTTTGATTCCTTTAATGGCTGATAAATCCATCACATCGCCAGAGTAAGCCATAGCCATAGTAAGATGTGCAGTCTCTTCTGGCGTCATTCCTCTAAAATATATAGCCATTGCCAAAGCGCTCATCTGATAATCAGGAATATAATCTTTTGTGTAAGAGGATATTATAAAATCAATCTCTTCTTTTGTAAGAACTCCACCGTCTCTCTTTTTCATTATAAGGTCATACATCCGCATAAATCATACCCCCACTCATAAAGGTAATTCCTTCAAGAAAGATGTGCCATGCTTTGTAGGACCAACCCTGAATGTTTCAGCTATTGTGGCAGCAATATCTGCATATGTGCTCCTTACTCCTAAATTAACTCCATGTTTCATTAAAGGACTATAAACTAATAGTGGCACATATTCCCTTGAATGGTCTGTGCTTTCAGTAGTAGGGTCACAACCATGGTCAGCAGTTATAATTAGTAAATCTTCCTTTGTGAGTTTTTCCATAATTTCTGGAAGTCTGTTATCAAAATGTTTCAAAGCTTTTGCATATCCTTCTACATCATTTCTATGGCCATACAACATATCAAAATCAACTAAATTTGTGAAAATTAACCCATTTTTAATTTCATCCATCGCTTTTATAGTAGCTGTAATGCCCTCGTCATTGTTTGTCGTATGATTTTTCCCAGTAATTCCTTGCCCAGCAAAAATATCCTCAATCTTTCCTATAGCAAAAACCTCATATCCATCTTCTTTTAACATATCTAATATAGTAGGCTCAAAAGGCTTTAACGAAAAATCTCTCCTATTTCCTGTTCTCACAAAATTTCCAGGAGTACCGGTAAAAGGCCTTGCAATGACTCTTCCTACCGCATGGTCTCCTTTTAGTATTTCCCTGGCAATTTCACAAATTCTATAAAGCTCTTCAAGAGGTATGACATTCTCATGGGCTGCTACTTGAAATACGCTATCAGCAGAAGTATAAACTATAGGATATCCTGTTTTTACATGTTCTTCTCCCAGCTCTTTTATTATTTCCGTACCTGAAGCAGGCTTATTTCCCAAAACTTTTCTACCAATTCTTTTTTCAAATTCCTTGATAATTTCATCAGGAAAACCATGGGGATAAGTAGGGAAAGGTTTCTCAATAAAGAGTCCTGCTATCTCCCAATGACCTGTAGTAGTATCTTTCCCTGCTGATTTTTCAGCCATCTTGCCATATCCACAAATAGCGTTAGGGTTTTCAGGAACGCTTTTTAAAGGAATTATATTCCCTAGCCCTAATCGCCCCATATTAGGAAGTTCAACACCTGTCTTTTCTGTCACATGGCCTAAGGTGTTTGAACCTTCATCCCCAAACTTATAAGCGTCTGGCAATTCTCCTACTCCTACGCTATCCAAAACTATTAGTATGACTCTTTTGAACATTTTACCACCTCTTCTATGAACTTATGTCCGTATTATTTCTCTAAATCTTTTGAGGTAAAAGCACCTGGCAACAAATCTTTAACAGTGACAACAGCATAATCGCCTTTCATGTTGCTCAATATAACAACCATGTCTTCTCCACCCAATTCCATCATTACCTGTCTACATGCACCACAAGGAGAAACAGGACCTTCAGTATCTGCAACTACAGCAATTGCTTTTAATTTTCTATCTCCATTTGCATAAGCGCTAAAAAGTGCTGTCCTTTCTGCACAATTGGTAAGACCATAAGAAGCATTCTCAATATTGCATCCTTGGTAAGCTTTTCCATCTTCAGTAAGAACACATGCACCTACTTTAAAGTGGGAGTAAGGCACATAGGCCTTCTCCCTTGCATCTTTCGCTAATTCCACAAGCTTCTCATAATCTTTATATTCCACTTTATACACCTACTTTCATAATATTCTTTTGCGTATAATATAGAAGTCGAATTTAGAAGCATTAAAATAGTTAGAAGAATAAAGGATTGGCGTATTGTTTTCATCGTAATGCACCTGTTCTAACAAAAGAATTGAATCATTTTTGTCCATCATTAGTTTTTTCTCAACTACAGGGTCATGTTTTATAACTCTTATATTAGAAACTGCATAGGTTATTGTAATAGAGTGTTCACTTTCAAGGTAAGAAAACACAGATTGTTCAAATCCCGTAAAAGATTCGCCTACAATGCTTCGAGGTAACCTGTCAATGCAATACACAACCGGGACCTCATCTGCTGTTCTTACCCTTTCTACTTTATATATAATATCTCCTGGTTTCAATTTTAAGTGATTTGCCTCATTTTCTGTAGCAGGCAATTTATATACAGTAAAATCTTTTGTACCAGGTACCATCCCTTGCCTTTCAATTAAAGTGGTAACACTAAATAACTCTTCCAAGCCACTCTTTATAAGGGGTTTTCTCCTTACAAAAGTTCCTACCCCTTGCTGTTTCACTATAAGTCCTTCATCTTCTAAAATTCTCATTGCTTCTCTTAAAGTAGCTCGACTAATACCAAATTGTTTGGCAAGCTGTGATTCAGAAGGGAGCTTGCTGCCCTCTTTCCACTGCCCTGTCTTTATCAATTCTTCCATTTTCCTTAAGGCAAGCTCATACAGCGGTTTTTTCTCAGGTAGCAGCATCGACATAAAATCACCTTATTTCTTTGGTGTATATGGTACTCCATCTGCAGCAGGTGGTACGCTCTTTCCACCGACACCCACAAGTGCAAGTATTGTCACTATATAGGGCAACATCATGATTATATTCTTAGAAAATGCCGTATTTTGGAGCTGCATGCTGAAAGCCGTTGCGAATCCAAAGAGAAGTGCAGCACCAAAAGACCCAAAAGGCGTCCATTTACCAAAAATCATTGCTGCCAACGCAATGTAACCTCTACCACTTGTCATATCAGGGATGAAACTATTTAACGCACCTATTGACAGGTAAGCACCACCCATCGCAGAAAGAACACCGCTTAATGCAACGCCAAGATACCTTAATTTTATAACATCAATACCCGCTGTTTCAGCCGCCTCAGGATTTTCACCAACTGCTCGAAGTCTTAAACCTAAATTTGTGTGGAACAGAAAATAATCTGACACAAATAAAATTATTATCATCAAATATACTACTACACTGTGACCACTCAAAACTTGGCCTAAAAATGGTGTATCTTTAATGCCTGGGATTTCTATAGTAGGTAGCATAGGAGTGTCAACAGGAGTTCCTGTAAAACCATACATCGTATTTAAAAGGTATGCCGTAATACCCGATGCAAAAATATTAATTGCCATACCTAAAATTATTTGATTAGCCGTTAAGCTTACAGCTGCCCACGCAAAAATCAAAGCTACTATAAGCCCAACTATCATAGCACCTAAAAGTCCTAGCCAAGCGCTACCAGTCGCATGAGCAAATACAACTGCAAAAAATGCTGCAATAAGCATAATACCTTCCATCGCTATATTTACAACACCAGATCTTTCAGAAAAAGTACCACCTAGCGCAGGTAATGCTAATGGTGTGGCCATCGCCAAAGTAGCTGCCCAAAGTTGTGGATTTAAAAATATTTCCATTATGCTTGCGCCTCCTTTTTGCGGTTTTTCGCAAATTTGTCTTTAATAACTTCTGCTACTCTATGAGCTGCAACGAAGAATACTATAAGCCCTGTAATAACGTCTGCCATTTGACCCGGTACCTGCGCATTAAGCTGCATATACTGAGAACCAGTATCTAAAGCCGCAAACAAAATTGCCGCAAATATAACTCCTATCGGATTGTTGTTTGCGAGAAGCGCTACAACTATTGCTGTATAACCGTATCCAGCAGTAAAACTGTCATAAAGCCTATGCTGGACTCCTAACATCTGAACAGCTCCAGCAAGTCCTGCAAATGCACCACTTAATCCTAATGAAAACACCATATTCAAAGGCACATTCATCCCTGCATATCTTGCTGCTCTTTGATTATATCCTACTGCTCTCATTTCAAAACCCCATGTCGTTTTAAACATAAGCCAATATACAAAAATTGCAGCAGCAAGAGCAATAAAAATTCCATAAGAAAGTTGTGTATTCTTAATTAAAAATGGTATAACTGCGCTCTCCTTAATACGTGGAGATTGAGGAATTGTTCCTCCCTTCTCCATCATAGGGCCAAATTGAAGCAAAAAGTGGCTAAAATATATTGCAATGTGGCTCATCATCATTGTAGTTATAACTTCATTAGCACCAGTATAGGCTTTTGCAAGTCCCGGAATGAGTCCTG contains:
- a CDS encoding pyrimidine-nucleoside phosphorylase, translating into MRMYDLIMKKRDGGVLTKEEIDFIISSYTKDYIPDYQMSALAMAIYFRGMTPEETAHLTMAMAYSGDVMDLSAIKGIKVDKHSTGGVADTTTLVLAPMVAACGAPVAKMSGRGLGHTGGTIDKLESIPGMRVELSEEEFIDNVNKYGIAIIGQTKNLTPADKKLYALRDVTATVDSIPLIASSVMSKKIAAGADGIVLDVKVGRGAFMKDLESAKALAKLMVDIGNSVRRKTVAHVTNMDYPLGLAIGNALEIIEAVQVLKGHGSKDLLEVCMLLGSDMLQIAGVAKDDTEARAKLKEALDSGKALQKFKEFIKAQGGDERVVDDFSLLPQAKYVRPWIADRDVYIKDMMALDLGLVAMKLGAGREKKEDKIDLAVGIMLGGKVGDIVRKGEPIATIYANDEGKAEWALNEIKKYILLSDEPVERPTLIFE
- a CDS encoding phosphopentomutase; this encodes MFKRVILIVLDSVGVGELPDAYKFGDEGSNTLGHVTEKTGVELPNMGRLGLGNIIPLKSVPENPNAICGYGKMAEKSAGKDTTTGHWEIAGLFIEKPFPTYPHGFPDEIIKEFEKRIGRKVLGNKPASGTEIIKELGEEHVKTGYPIVYTSADSVFQVAAHENVIPLEELYRICEIAREILKGDHAVGRVIARPFTGTPGNFVRTGNRRDFSLKPFEPTILDMLKEDGYEVFAIGKIEDIFAGQGITGKNHTTNNDEGITATIKAMDEIKNGLIFTNLVDFDMLYGHRNDVEGYAKALKHFDNRLPEIMEKLTKEDLLIITADHGCDPTTESTDHSREYVPLLVYSPLMKHGVNLGVRSTYADIAATIAETFRVGPTKHGTSFLKELPL
- a CDS encoding cytidine deaminase translates to MEYKDYEKLVELAKDAREKAYVPYSHFKVGACVLTEDGKAYQGCNIENASYGLTNCAERTALFSAYANGDRKLKAIAVVADTEGPVSPCGACRQVMMELGGEDMVVILSNMKGDYAVVTVKDLLPGAFTSKDLEK
- a CDS encoding GntR family transcriptional regulator; protein product: MLLPEKKPLYELALRKMEELIKTGQWKEGSKLPSESQLAKQFGISRATLREAMRILEDEGLIVKQQGVGTFVRRKPLIKSGLEELFSVTTLIERQGMVPGTKDFTVYKLPATENEANHLKLKPGDIIYKVERVRTADEVPVVYCIDRLPRSIVGESFTGFEQSVFSYLESEHSITITYAVSNIRVIKHDPVVEKKLMMDKNDSILLLEQVHYDENNTPILYSSNYFNASKFDFYIIRKRIL
- a CDS encoding ABC transporter permease, yielding MEIFLNPQLWAATLAMATPLALPALGGTFSERSGVVNIAMEGIMLIAAFFAVVFAHATGSAWLGLLGAMIVGLIVALIFAWAAVSLTANQIILGMAINIFASGITAYLLNTMYGFTGTPVDTPMLPTIEIPGIKDTPFLGQVLSGHSVVVYLMIIILFVSDYFLFHTNLGLRLRAVGENPEAAETAGIDVIKLRYLGVALSGVLSAMGGAYLSIGALNSFIPDMTSGRGYIALAAMIFGKWTPFGSFGAALLFGFATAFSMQLQNTAFSKNIIMMLPYIVTILALVGVGGKSVPPAADGVPYTPKK
- a CDS encoding ABC transporter permease, whose translation is MKNLLKELYIPVAAVLIAIIVGSIIMLITGFNPTTAYISLFIGAFGSVNNIANTLAAAVPLILTGLGVAISFKAGLFNIGAEGQYWIGAIVGVWVGYSFTGLPWYIHIPFALIAAMIAGGLWAGLIPGLAKAYTGANEVITTMMMSHIAIYFSHFLLQFGPMMEKGGTIPQSPRIKESAVIPFLIKNTQLSYGIFIALAAAIFVYWLMFKTTWGFEMRAVGYNQRAARYAGMNVPLNMVFSLGLSGAFAGLAGAVQMLGVQHRLYDSFTAGYGYTAIVVALLANNNPIGVIFAAILFAALDTGSQYMQLNAQVPGQMADVITGLIVFFVAAHRVAEVIKDKFAKNRKKEAQA